Proteins co-encoded in one Dryobates pubescens isolate bDryPub1 chromosome 4, bDryPub1.pri, whole genome shotgun sequence genomic window:
- the LOC104298962 gene encoding BOS complex subunit NOMO1, translating to MRAWGAAALLCALCCAQARASEDIVVGCGGFVKSDVEINYSLIEIKLYTKHGTLKYQTDCAPNNGYFMIPLYDKGDFILKIEPPLGWSFEPTSVDIHVDGINDICTKGGDINFVFTGFSVNGKVLSKGQTLGPAGVQVVLRNAGSDINIQATTTQPGGKFAFFKVLPGEYEIFASHPTWMLKESSTVVRVTSSNAYAASPLIVAGYNVSGSVRSDGEPMKGVMFLLFSSSVTKEDVVGCNISPVDGFQSRDESVSYLCNVVSKEDGSFSFLSLPSGKYTVIPFYRGERITFDVAPSRLDFLVEHDSLQIEPVFHVMGFSVTGRVLNGPEGEGVADATVTLNNQIKVKTKSDGSFRLENITTGTYTIHARKDHLFFDTITVKIAPNTPQLANIIATGFSVCGRISVTRFPDTVKQISKYKVTMMPQDKDKAPLVATETDSQGAFCFKAKPGTYNVQVMVPEAETRAGLALKPRTFPVTVTDRPVMDVTFSQFLASVSGKVSCLDACGDLMVTLQAVSRQGEKRNLQLSGNRDSVAFTFENVLPGKYKVSIVHEDWCWKNKSLELEVMEEDVLGIEFRQTGYMLRCSLSHAITLEFYQDGNGPENVGVYNLSKGVNRFCLSKPGVYEVTPRSCHQFEHEYYTYDTSSPSILTLTAVRHHVLGTIVTDKVMDVTVTIKSSIDSEPALVLGPLKSVQELRREQQLAEIEARRQEREKKGQEEEGTKPPVQEMVEELQGPFLYEFSYWARSGEKITVTPSSKELLFYPPYVETVVSGESCPGKLIEIHGRAGLFLEGRIHPELEGVEIVIGEKGAASPLITVVTDSKGAYSVGPLHSDLEYTVTAQKEGFVLTAVEGTVGDFKAFALAGVTFEIKSEDDQALAGVLLSLSGGVFRSNLLTQDNGMLTFSNLSPGQYYFKPMMKEFRFEPSSQMIEVQEGQNLRIQITGYRTAYSCYGMVSSLNGEPEQGVSVEAVGQKDCSIYGEDTITDEEGKFRLRGLLPGCVYHVQLKAEGNDHIERALPQHRAIEVGNSDIDNVNIIAFRQINQFDLSGNVITSSEYLSTLCVKLYKSENPDNPIHTVNLGLSLFFHFPPLLRDGENYVVLLDSTLSKSQYDYTLPQVSFTAIGYHKHITLIFNPTRKLPEQDIAQGSYIALPLTLLLLLAGYNHDKLIPLLLQLTTRLQGVRALGQAGSDTGGPEDAKRQTKKQKTRRT from the exons ATGCGGGCCTGGGGGGCCGCGGCGTTGCTCTGCGCACTCTGCTGCGCCCAAGCGCGGGCCTCTGAGGATATCGTGGTGGGCTGCGGCGGCTTCGTGAAGTCCGATGTGGAGATCAACTACTCCCTGATTGAG attAAGTTATACACAAAACATGGTACTCTCAAATACCAGACAGACTGTGCTCCAAACAACGGGTATTTCATGATTCCCCTCTATGATAAG GGGGATTTCATCCTTAAAATTGAGCCTCCCCTAGGGTGGAGTTTTG AACCGACCAGTGTAGACATCCATGTGGATGGCATTAATGACATTTGCACAAAAGGAGGTGATATTAACTTTGTGTTCACAGGGTTTTCTGTGAATGGAAAG GTTCTTAGCAAAGGTCAGACGTTAGGTCCTGCTGGGGTTCAGGTTGTACTGAGAAATGCTGGCAGTGACATAAACATACAAGCAACTaccacacagcctggaggaaa GTTTGCGTTCTTTAAAGTGCTTCCTGGTGAATATGAAATCTTTGCATCTCATCCTACCTGGATGCTGAAAGAG TCAAGCACAGTGGTACGGGTGACGAGTTCTAATGCCTACGCTGCTAGCCCTCTGATTGTGGCAGGCTACAATGTTTCTGGGTCAGTAAGGAGTGATGGAGAACCAATGAAAGGGGTcatgtttctccttttctcctcttccgTCACTAAAGAG GATGTTGTGGGCTGCAATATTTCTCCTGTGGATGGATTCCAGTCAAGAGATGAGTCTGTGTCCTACTTGTGCAATGTTGTTTCAAAAGAAGATGGATCTTTCAGCTTTCTTTCTCTGCCAAGTGGGAAATACACTGTG ATACCATTCTACAGGGGAGAGAGAATTACCTTTGATGTTGCTCCATCTAGATTGGACTTCCTTGTAGAGCATGACAGTTTACAGATTGAG CCTGTTTTCCATGTGATGGGATTCTCTGTCACAGGCAGAGTGTTGAATGGTCCTGAAGGAGAAGGAGTTGCTGATGCCACTGTGACTCTGAACAATCAGATTAAAG TAAAAACAAAATCTGATGGCTCTTTCCGCCTGGAGAACATAACCACAGGTACATACACAATTCATGCCAGGAAAGACCATCTGTTCTTTGATACTATTACTGTGAAGATTGCCCCCAATACCCCTCAGCTGGCAAACATCATTGCAACAGG CTTCAGTGTGTGTGGCCGGATCTCAGTTACTCGTTTCCCTGACACAGTGAAACAGATCAGTAAATACAAGGTAACCATGATGCCTCAAGACAAGGACAAAGCACCACTGGTGGCAACAGAAACAGACTCTCAGGGAGCTTTTTGTTTTAAGGCAAAACCAGGCACGTACAATGTTCAG GTGATGGTTCCAGAGGCTGAGACCAGAGCAGGACTGGCACTGAAACCCAGAACATTCCCTGTTACCGTTACAGACAGGCCAGTGATGGATGTGACCTTCTCGCAGTTCTTGGCATCTGTCTCAGGGAAGGTCTCTTGTTTAG ATGCTTGTGGTGATCTGATGGTGACATTGCAGGCTGTGAGTCGCCAGGGTGAAAAACGcaacctgcagctctctggaaaCAGGGACTCGGTGGCCTTCACATTTGAAAACGTGCTGCCTGGCAAGTACAAAG TAAGCATTGTACACGAAGACTGGTGCTGGAAGAACAAGTCTTTGGAGTTGGAAGTTATGGAGGAAGATGTTCTGGGAATAGAATTCAGGCAGACTGGCTACATGCTGAGATGTTCTCTTTCTCATGCAATTACACTG GAATTTTATCAGGATGGAAATGGACCAGAGAATGTCGGCGTTTATAACCTGTCTAAAGGAGTGAATAGATTCTGTCTTTCAAAGCCAG GTGTGTACGAAGTGACCCCACGTTCCTGCCACCAGTTTGAACATGAGTATTACACTTACGACAC GTCCTCTCCTAGCATACTGACACTGACTGCAGTTCGACACCATGTCCTTGGCACCATTGTAACAGATAAAGTGATGGATGTGACTGTTACCATTAA GTCATCTATTGACAGTGAACCTGCCTTAGTTTTAGGCCCCCTGAAATCTGTACAGGAGTTgcgcagggagcagcagctggcagagattGAGGCCCGTcgacaggagagagaaaagaagggtCAAGAGGAAGAAGGAACAAAGCCACCAGTGCAAGAAATGGTGGAGGAGCTCCAAGGACCCTTCTTATATGAGTTCTCATACTGGGCAAG GTCTGGAGAGAAAATTACTGTGACACCCTCCTCAAAAGAGCTGCTTTTCTACCCACCTTATGTGGAAACAGTTGTTAGTGGAG AGAGTTGTCCTGGCAAGCTGATAGAGAtccatggcagagcaggctTATTTCTGGAAGGACGAATTCATCCTGAGCTGGAAGGTGTTGAGATTGTCATTGGTGAAAAGGGAGCAGCTTCCCCGCTCATCACAGTTGTCACTGACAGCAAAGGTGCTTACAG TGTTGGACCACTGCACAGTGACTTGGAATACACAGTTACTGCTCAGAAAGAAGGGTTTGTTTTGACTGCAGTAGAAGGAACAGTTGGAGATTTCAaagcttttgctcttgctgggGTGACGTTCGAG ATCAAGTCAGAGGATGACCAGGCTCTTGCTGGAGTTCTCTTGTCCCTCAGTGGAGGGGTGTTTCGGTCCAACCTCCTTACCCAGGACAATGGCATGCTGACTTTTTCCAATTTG agcccagggcagtaTTATTTCAAACCCATGATGAAAGAGTTTCGCTTTGAGCCATCATCACAAATGATTGAAGTGCAAGAAGGACAGAATCTTAGAATCCAGATAACCGGTTACAGGACTGCTTACAG CTGTTATGGCATGGTTTCTTCCTTAAATGGAGAGCCTGAGCAGGGAGTCTCAGTAGAAGCTGTGGGACAGAAGGATTGCAGCATCTATGGAGAAGACACAATAACTGATGAAGAGGGCAAATTCAGGCTACGTGGCCTTCTG CCTGGCTGCGTGTATCATGTCCAACTCAAAGCTGAAGGCAATGATCACATTGAAAGAGCCTTACCACAGCATCGGGCAATTGAG GTTGGGAACAGTGACATTGATAACGTTAACATTATAGCCTTCCGGCAGATCAATCAGTTTGATTTAAGTGGCAACGTAATTACATCTTCTGAATATCTCTCCACCTTATGT GTAAAACTGTACAAAAGTGAAAATCCTGACAACCCAATTCATACAGTCAACTTAGGCCTGTCTTTGTTCTTCCATTTCCCACCACTGCTCCGAGATGGAGAG AATTACGTTGTGCTTCTGGACTCTACATTGTCTAAATCACAGTATGACTACACCCTGCCTCAAGTTTCCTTCACTGCTATCGGATATCATAAACACATCACACTGATCTTTAATCCCACT agaAAGCTGCCTGAACAAGACATTGCCCAGGGATCTTACATCGCCTTACCACTGACTCTACTTCTCCTGTTGGCTGGTTACAACCATGATAAG CTTAttcccttgctgctgcagctgacgACTCGGCTGCAGGGGGTGCGtgctctggggcaggcaggcTCTGACACCGGTGGCCCGGAGGATGCCAAGAGACAAACCAAAAAGCAGAAGACAAGGCGGACGTGA